A section of the Candidatus Hydrogenedentota bacterium genome encodes:
- a CDS encoding glycoside hydrolase family 127 protein, producing the protein MPRMIQAAFIAVAALCTANTLAEELAIPHATLRLEGEVGRRTDAVLENWVLPMPDANPALLEMFRLRDRDPAYANPVPWAGEFVGKYLQSAIQLLQFTDSPELRAQVEAVVAELISTQSPEGYLGPFRKDERLLGQWDLWGHYHVLYALHAWYKATGDQAALDAATKAADFICNTYLDTDKRVHDAGSHEMNMAIMHALGILHRETGNERYFRLMKEIEKDWEKAPAGDYLRTGVDKVPFYKTPKPRWESLHSMQGLGELYRITSEEKYRDALLHFWHSIRESDIHNAGSFSTGEGAIGNPFKPGAIETCCTVAWIAYSVDALRLSADSTIADAIELATLNTVLGYEHPSGRWCTYDTPMDGKRPASAHTIVFQSREGTPELNCCSVNGARGLSIIADWGVLESTDGLYVNYYGPGTVKVESDNLRTWTLTQTTEYPAEGNVAISVEPGTSEETTLYFRIPAWSHATKASLNGDALPEPKAGDYLALRRSWKPGDTVTLDFDMTFHTLAGDHYVDFRGSLYRGPLLLAYDQKHNTLDPAELPALDLQSLNAKPATTDARFHPMVLFSVDTDKGPLQLVDYATAGAHGTYYQSWLPMKNLPPVAMNLMRPGHGDTLPKGEVFLQWSPAGKDLRYTLTVARDAAMNDVVDTITNLEKTAHFYRPPAERGDLYWTVNATGPGGEAGSQNGPFKFTIDPALPEAESGLLLDAPLHGKSAALTGNLIINEHARAVPGRDGKENGALYFDGRKTKLVYDIGAFPARNYSLSAWFAPDNLAANDDKWHHIFSAWAQGSDDPLRVSVQNKRLVANIEMPDGGAHCPGAELKDGEWTHVAVVKEETQLRLYVNGALIHTTTVPEELKTSATKIGLGCNPNFGELEGYQGAISDVRFYAGALTDAAIQRLQGIEAVQ; encoded by the coding sequence ATGCCCCGAATGATTCAGGCCGCCTTCATTGCCGTGGCGGCGCTCTGCACTGCCAACACCCTGGCGGAAGAACTCGCCATCCCCCACGCGACGTTACGCCTCGAAGGCGAGGTGGGCCGGCGCACGGATGCCGTGCTTGAGAACTGGGTGCTGCCCATGCCCGACGCCAACCCCGCGCTGCTGGAGATGTTTCGTCTGCGTGATCGCGATCCGGCCTATGCGAATCCCGTGCCGTGGGCCGGCGAGTTTGTGGGGAAATACCTTCAATCGGCCATTCAACTGCTCCAGTTTACCGACAGCCCCGAGTTGCGTGCGCAGGTGGAGGCCGTGGTCGCCGAGCTGATTTCCACCCAGAGTCCCGAGGGCTATCTTGGGCCCTTCCGAAAAGACGAGCGGCTGCTGGGCCAGTGGGATTTATGGGGACACTATCACGTGCTCTACGCGTTGCATGCCTGGTACAAGGCAACGGGCGACCAAGCCGCGCTCGACGCCGCAACGAAGGCGGCGGACTTTATCTGCAACACGTACCTCGACACCGACAAACGGGTCCACGATGCGGGCAGTCACGAGATGAACATGGCGATCATGCACGCTCTGGGTATTCTCCATCGCGAGACAGGCAACGAACGGTACTTCCGCCTGATGAAGGAAATCGAGAAAGACTGGGAAAAGGCGCCCGCGGGTGACTACCTGCGCACCGGTGTGGACAAGGTGCCCTTTTACAAAACACCGAAGCCGCGTTGGGAAAGCCTCCACTCCATGCAAGGTCTCGGCGAGCTTTACCGGATCACCAGCGAGGAAAAGTATCGCGACGCGCTGCTTCATTTCTGGCACAGCATCCGCGAATCCGACATTCACAACGCCGGCAGCTTTTCCACGGGGGAAGGTGCCATCGGTAATCCTTTCAAGCCCGGCGCGATTGAAACCTGTTGCACGGTGGCGTGGATTGCCTACAGCGTGGATGCCCTGCGCCTTTCCGCCGATTCCACGATCGCCGACGCCATTGAACTGGCCACACTGAATACCGTGCTGGGCTATGAGCATCCCAGCGGTCGCTGGTGCACCTACGACACGCCGATGGACGGCAAGCGCCCGGCCTCGGCCCACACCATCGTGTTTCAATCGCGCGAGGGCACGCCTGAATTGAACTGCTGCTCGGTCAATGGCGCGCGGGGTCTCAGCATCATCGCGGACTGGGGCGTGTTGGAGAGTACCGACGGCCTCTACGTGAACTACTACGGACCGGGCACGGTAAAGGTGGAGTCCGACAACCTGCGAACCTGGACTCTCACCCAGACGACGGAGTATCCCGCCGAGGGCAACGTGGCGATCTCGGTGGAACCGGGCACTTCGGAGGAGACCACGCTCTACTTCCGTATCCCCGCGTGGTCCCACGCAACGAAAGCCTCGCTCAACGGCGACGCGTTGCCCGAACCAAAGGCGGGCGACTACCTTGCCTTGCGCCGTTCCTGGAAACCGGGCGATACGGTTACGCTCGATTTCGACATGACCTTCCACACCCTCGCGGGTGATCACTACGTGGACTTTCGCGGCTCGCTTTATCGCGGTCCCCTGCTGCTGGCCTATGACCAGAAGCACAACACCCTTGACCCGGCGGAGCTGCCCGCGCTCGATCTCCAGTCGCTGAACGCGAAACCGGCCACAACCGATGCGCGATTCCACCCCATGGTGCTGTTCAGTGTTGATACTGACAAGGGGCCGCTTCAGTTGGTGGACTATGCGACGGCGGGCGCCCACGGCACCTACTACCAGTCCTGGTTGCCGATGAAAAATCTGCCCCCGGTGGCCATGAATCTCATGCGGCCCGGTCACGGTGACACGCTGCCGAAAGGAGAGGTGTTCCTCCAGTGGAGCCCCGCCGGAAAGGACCTGCGTTACACCCTCACCGTTGCCCGCGATGCCGCCATGAATGATGTGGTGGACACGATCACGAATCTGGAAAAGACCGCCCATTTCTATCGCCCGCCTGCGGAGCGGGGGGATCTCTATTGGACCGTGAACGCCACGGGTCCCGGGGGCGAGGCGGGCAGCCAGAACGGCCCCTTCAAATTCACCATCGATCCCGCCCTGCCCGAAGCGGAGTCGGGCTTGCTCCTCGATGCGCCGCTCCACGGCAAGTCCGCCGCCCTCACAGGCAATCTGATCATCAATGAACATGCCCGCGCGGTGCCCGGCCGCGATGGCAAAGAAAACGGTGCGCTCTACTTCGATGGTCGAAAGACGAAACTGGTCTACGACATCGGCGCCTTCCCGGCACGGAACTACAGCCTCAGCGCCTGGTTCGCGCCGGACAACCTCGCGGCGAACGACGACAAGTGGCACCATATCTTTTCCGCCTGGGCCCAGGGCTCCGATGATCCTCTGCGTGTGTCGGTGCAGAACAAGCGACTCGTGGCCAATATAGAAATGCCCGACGGCGGCGCTCACTGCCCAGGCGCTGAATTGAAGGACGGCGAATGGACTCACGTGGCCGTGGTGAAGGAAGAGACTCAGCTCCGGCTCTACGTCAATGGCGCGTTGATCCACACCACCACGGTGCCGGAAGAGCTCAAGACCTCCGCCACGAAGATCGGCCTCGGCTGCAATCCCAACTTCGGTGAACTGGAAGGCTATCAGGGCGCGATTTCCGATGTGCGCTTCTACGCCGGCGCACTGACCGACGCGGCGATACAGCGCCTCCAAGGGATTGAGGCGGTGCAGTGA
- a CDS encoding NUDIX hydrolase, which produces MKILGEGRFVRLLENDGYEYAERKGCTGIISVVAVTDRNELIFVEQFRPALGSRTIELVAGLAGDEGPESLEEAARRELLEEAGYAASSLELLFVGPSAGGISTSRVHFYLAQGATKAHEGGGVEGEDITVHVIPRAEAYAWLQSRARSETLVDPKVFLGIAVAHLGWNGATQPVR; this is translated from the coding sequence ATGAAAATACTCGGTGAAGGCCGCTTTGTTCGGCTCCTCGAGAACGACGGCTATGAATACGCCGAGCGCAAGGGCTGTACGGGCATCATATCGGTGGTGGCGGTGACGGATCGCAATGAACTGATATTCGTGGAGCAGTTCCGGCCCGCCCTCGGCTCGCGTACCATCGAGCTGGTTGCCGGACTTGCGGGTGACGAGGGGCCAGAGTCTCTGGAAGAAGCCGCACGGCGCGAACTGCTGGAAGAGGCGGGCTATGCCGCGTCGTCGCTTGAATTGCTGTTCGTCGGTCCCAGCGCGGGCGGCATCAGCACCTCCCGGGTGCACTTCTACCTCGCTCAAGGCGCGACCAAAGCCCACGAGGGCGGCGGCGTGGAGGGGGAAGATATTACGGTCCACGTGATCCCCCGTGCGGAGGCCTATGCCTGGCTTCAATCTCGCGCTCGGAGCGAAACACTGGTGGATCCAAAAGTGTTCCTCGGCATTGCCGTGGCCCATCTGGGCTGGAACGGCGCCACGCAGCCCGTACGATGA
- the ettA gene encoding energy-dependent translational throttle protein EttA — MAEQFIFTMYGLNKYYGQKQVLKDINLSFYPGAKIGIVGENGSGKSTVLKIMAGLDDDFLGKAELTKGFTRGIVLQEPILDPELTVREALEGAFAETVGMLKDFEALGMKMAEPMTDEEMEACIEKMGVLQDKLDAADAWNLEQVLNQASEALCLPEDDRKIGVLSGGEKRRVALCKALLEKPDLLLLDEPTNHLDAETVDWLEVQLRDYPGTVIIVTHDRYFLDNVTKWILELDHGQGVPWQGNYSEWLSQKLEKMAAQEKKGSARAQALERELKWIRMSSADRHELNRARLAEYEQMLAKEAAAQNADSATIQIAPGPELGQQVIECRKVAKAYGDDVLYKDLDFIIPRSAIVGLVGPNGTGKTTLFRMIMDQEKADAGEVFVGPSVSLSYVDQERSSIAGDVSLIDEVAGGADFVKLGKQEVAVRQYLARFGFKGADQQKMANQLSGGERNRCNLAKLLKEGGNVLLLDEPTNDLDVNTLRLLEEALLNFGGCALVISHDRFFLDRVCTHLLVFEGEGNVRWFEGNYQEYEAWRVKELGSKLFENRRARYRKLRK; from the coding sequence ATGGCAGAACAATTCATCTTCACAATGTACGGTCTGAACAAGTACTACGGCCAGAAGCAGGTGCTTAAAGACATCAACCTGAGCTTCTATCCCGGCGCCAAAATTGGCATCGTGGGCGAGAACGGCTCCGGTAAATCCACGGTGCTCAAAATCATGGCGGGCCTGGACGATGATTTCCTCGGCAAGGCCGAGCTGACCAAGGGCTTCACGCGCGGCATTGTGTTGCAGGAGCCCATCCTTGACCCCGAGCTCACGGTGCGCGAGGCCCTCGAAGGCGCATTCGCCGAGACGGTGGGTATGCTCAAAGACTTTGAGGCATTGGGCATGAAGATGGCCGAGCCCATGACCGACGAGGAAATGGAAGCCTGCATCGAGAAGATGGGGGTACTCCAGGACAAGCTCGACGCTGCCGACGCGTGGAATCTGGAGCAGGTGCTGAATCAGGCCAGTGAAGCGCTCTGCCTTCCGGAAGATGATCGTAAGATTGGTGTGCTCTCCGGCGGTGAAAAGCGCCGTGTAGCGTTGTGCAAGGCCCTGCTGGAGAAGCCCGATCTGCTGCTGCTCGACGAACCCACCAACCATCTCGATGCGGAGACGGTGGACTGGCTCGAAGTGCAGTTGCGCGACTATCCCGGCACCGTCATCATCGTGACACACGACCGCTACTTCCTGGACAACGTGACCAAGTGGATTCTGGAGCTGGATCACGGCCAGGGCGTGCCGTGGCAGGGCAACTATTCCGAGTGGCTCTCTCAGAAGCTGGAGAAGATGGCCGCCCAGGAGAAAAAGGGCTCCGCGCGCGCTCAGGCCCTGGAACGCGAGTTGAAGTGGATCCGTATGAGCAGCGCCGACCGCCACGAACTCAACCGCGCGCGCCTCGCGGAGTACGAGCAGATGCTCGCCAAGGAAGCCGCCGCACAGAATGCCGACAGCGCCACCATCCAGATCGCCCCCGGCCCGGAGCTGGGCCAGCAGGTCATCGAATGCCGCAAGGTTGCCAAGGCCTACGGCGACGACGTGCTCTACAAGGATCTCGACTTCATCATTCCCCGTTCCGCGATTGTCGGTCTCGTGGGTCCGAACGGCACCGGCAAAACGACGCTGTTCCGCATGATCATGGACCAGGAAAAGGCCGACGCGGGCGAGGTCTTTGTGGGTCCCTCGGTCAGTCTCTCCTATGTCGATCAGGAACGCAGCTCCATCGCGGGCGATGTGAGCCTCATCGACGAAGTGGCGGGCGGCGCGGATTTCGTGAAGCTGGGCAAGCAGGAAGTGGCCGTGCGCCAGTACCTCGCCCGCTTCGGATTCAAGGGCGCGGACCAGCAGAAAATGGCCAACCAGCTCTCCGGCGGCGAACGCAACCGCTGCAACCTGGCCAAGTTGCTGAAAGAGGGCGGCAACGTCCTGCTCCTCGACGAACCGACCAACGACCTCGACGTCAACACCCTGCGCCTCCTCGAAGAGGCCCTGCTCAACTTCGGTGGCTGCGCCCTCGTCATCAGTCACGACCGCTTCTTCCTTGACCGCGTCTGCACCCACCTCCTCGTATTTGAGGGCGAAGGCAACGTGCGGTGGTTTGAGGGGAACTATCAGGAATACGAGGCCTGGCGCGTGAAGGAACTGGGCAGCAAGCTGTTTGAAAACCGCCGCGCGCGGTATCGGAAGCTGCGGAAGTAG
- a CDS encoding AbrB/MazE/SpoVT family DNA-binding domain-containing protein: MELTITKVGNTFAVILPADFMESRQLKDGDKVYLTESPNGARLSAYDADLAETLAIAKRVMEEDHEVLKKLAE, encoded by the coding sequence ATGGAACTGACAATTACTAAAGTTGGTAACACGTTTGCCGTGATTCTGCCCGCCGATTTTATGGAGAGCCGTCAACTGAAAGATGGCGATAAAGTGTATCTGACGGAATCACCCAACGGCGCCCGTCTATCTGCTTATGACGCGGATTTGGCCGAAACGCTCGCTATCGCAAAGCGCGTGATGGAAGAGGACCACGAAGTGCTCAAGAAGCTCGCCGAGTGA
- a CDS encoding lysophospholipid acyltransferase family protein: MTPPHRTIERHFGQVSRTMQWICRGLLRLLGWTPTGVFPEDPRLVAIFAPHTSNWDFVIIFLMVTARGIKGNFFAKHTLCRPPLGWFMRAVGAIPVVRRRTEHLVDSAVEALAGHEQFYLGLAPEGTRRYTDHWRTGFYHIAERSGARIVLMYADYAKKETGFGPTIAPSGDMERDFEVIRSFYADKTPKRPENRSDAVLGTPRGY; the protein is encoded by the coding sequence ATGACCCCGCCCCACCGCACCATTGAACGCCACTTCGGCCAGGTGAGCCGCACCATGCAATGGATCTGCCGTGGGCTGCTCCGGCTCCTGGGCTGGACGCCCACCGGCGTATTTCCCGAGGACCCGAGGCTGGTGGCGATCTTCGCGCCTCACACATCGAACTGGGACTTCGTGATTATCTTCCTCATGGTGACGGCCCGGGGTATCAAGGGAAACTTCTTCGCAAAGCACACCCTCTGTCGTCCGCCGCTGGGCTGGTTCATGCGCGCGGTCGGCGCCATACCCGTGGTGCGGCGGCGGACGGAGCACCTGGTGGACAGCGCGGTGGAAGCGCTGGCGGGCCATGAACAGTTCTACCTCGGCCTCGCGCCCGAGGGCACGCGCCGTTACACCGATCACTGGCGCACGGGCTTCTATCACATTGCAGAGCGATCCGGCGCACGAATCGTGCTGATGTATGCGGACTATGCGAAGAAGGAAACGGGTTTCGGGCCGACCATCGCGCCGTCGGGAGACATGGAGCGGGATTTTGAAGTTATCCGGAGCTTTTACGCGGACAAGACGCCGAAAAGGCCGGAGAACCGCAGTGATGCGGTGTTGGGGACGCCGCGGGGATACTAA
- a CDS encoding site-specific DNA-methyltransferase, which produces MALNGSTIFEGDALSVLRRLPARSVQCVVTSPPYWGLRDYGIDGQIGLEKTLPEFINGLADVFEEVRRVLKDDGTLWLNIGDGYTSGNRGWRAPDKKNPARAMSVRPDTPEGLKSKDLMGVPWRLAFALQDRGWYLRTDIIWNKPNAMPESVKDRPTRSHEYVFMMTKSERYYYDVESVKESTGTSKRNRRSVWDVNTQAFPKAHFATFPTELVRPCILAGSKPGDMVMDPFFGSGTVGVVCQDTGRNYVGIELNSEYVGIALERLTALENSPARVVV; this is translated from the coding sequence CTGGCGCTCAACGGTTCCACGATCTTTGAGGGCGATGCCCTCTCCGTGCTGAGACGTCTTCCTGCACGGTCCGTCCAGTGCGTTGTGACGTCACCCCCCTACTGGGGCTTGCGCGACTACGGCATCGATGGACAGATTGGCTTGGAGAAGACCCTGCCCGAGTTCATCAATGGCCTTGCGGATGTGTTCGAAGAGGTTCGCCGCGTGTTGAAGGACGATGGCACACTCTGGCTGAACATTGGCGACGGCTACACCAGCGGCAATCGCGGCTGGCGCGCACCCGACAAAAAAAATCCGGCCCGGGCGATGAGCGTGCGGCCAGATACGCCGGAAGGGCTTAAGTCCAAAGATCTGATGGGCGTTCCGTGGCGCCTGGCCTTCGCATTGCAAGACCGGGGCTGGTACTTGCGCACCGACATCATTTGGAACAAGCCTAACGCCATGCCGGAGAGCGTCAAGGATCGCCCTACCCGCTCCCACGAGTATGTTTTTATGATGACCAAATCGGAGAGGTACTACTACGACGTCGAATCGGTGAAGGAATCCACGGGCACGAGCAAGCGCAACCGCCGGTCGGTCTGGGATGTGAATACCCAGGCTTTTCCCAAAGCGCATTTTGCCACCTTTCCCACTGAACTGGTGCGGCCCTGTATCCTGGCGGGTAGTAAGCCGGGGGACATGGTGATGGACCCGTTTTTTGGTTCTGGAACGGTTGGCGTTGTTTGTCAAGACACGGGGCGCAACTATGTGGGCATCGAACTGAACAGCGAGTACGTAGGCATTGCCTTGGAGCGTTTGACGGCCTTGGAAAACTCGCCCGCCCGGGTTGTTGTGTAA
- a CDS encoding ankyrin repeat domain-containing protein — translation MRSRVVWASMTLLLMIFGSAGCGSGVETEGQGSIYTQAAQGEIGKVRQGIESGFDVNTPDAQGKTLLHHAVEGNQHALVELLIVNYRADGFIPDKQGVTAVDAAIQLGNPDVLEVLRNEELVTY, via the coding sequence ATGCGTTCACGCGTAGTTTGGGCAAGCATGACCTTGCTCTTGATGATATTCGGGTCTGCGGGCTGCGGCAGTGGCGTGGAGACGGAAGGACAGGGTTCCATCTACACCCAGGCCGCCCAGGGCGAAATCGGAAAGGTGCGGCAGGGGATCGAGAGTGGATTTGACGTGAACACGCCGGACGCGCAGGGCAAGACCCTGCTCCATCACGCCGTGGAAGGAAACCAGCATGCCTTGGTGGAGCTGTTGATCGTCAACTACCGCGCCGATGGCTTCATTCCCGACAAGCAGGGGGTAACGGCGGTTGACGCCGCAATTCAGCTCGGCAACCCCGATGTCCTGGAAGTGCTTCGGAACGAGGAGCTGGTAACCTACTGA
- a CDS encoding type II toxin-antitoxin system death-on-curing family toxin, giving the protein MDEPRWITLEAAILLHEFQIAEFGGSDGVRDVGLLDSAMTRPRNLFLYELDVPLSRLAASYCYGISRNHPFVDGNKRVAYVVARTFLQKNGHDIVASPAEKIKAMLALASGQMPEDELVHWFAEHFVSL; this is encoded by the coding sequence ATGGACGAACCTCGATGGATAACGCTTGAAGCCGCGATCTTGCTTCATGAATTCCAGATCGCTGAATTTGGCGGTTCGGATGGCGTTCGCGACGTGGGGTTGTTGGATTCGGCCATGACGCGCCCGAGGAATCTATTTTTGTATGAGCTCGATGTGCCGCTTTCGCGGCTTGCGGCAAGCTATTGCTATGGCATTTCGCGAAATCATCCTTTTGTCGACGGAAATAAGCGCGTTGCGTATGTGGTGGCGCGCACATTTCTTCAGAAGAACGGGCACGATATCGTCGCGTCTCCGGCGGAAAAAATTAAGGCTATGTTGGCACTGGCCAGCGGACAAATGCCCGAGGATGAACTCGTACACTGGTTTGCTGAGCACTTCGTTTCGTTGTGA